The proteins below are encoded in one region of Homo sapiens chromosome 8, GRCh38.p14 Primary Assembly:
- the ADAMDEC1 gene encoding ADAM DEC1 isoform 2 (isoform 2 is encoded by transcript variant 2) encodes MILNGEEIILSLQKTKHLLGPDYTETLYSPRGEEITTKPENMEHCYYKGNILNEKNSVASISTCDGLRGYFTHHHQRYQIKPLKSTDEKEHAVFTSNQEEQDPANHTCGVKSTDGKQGPIRISRSLKSPEKEDFLRAQKYIDLYLVLDNAFYKNYNENLTLIRSFVFDVMNLLNVIYNTIDVQVALVGMEIWSDGDKIKVVPSASTTFDNFLRWHSSNLGKKIHDHAQLLSGISFNNRRVGLAASNSLCSPSSVAVIEAKKKNNVALVGVMSHELGHVLGMPDVPFNTKCPSGSCVMNQYLSSKFPKDFSTSCRAHFERYLLSQKPKCLLQAPIPTNIMTTPVCGNHLLEVGEDCDCGSPKECTNLCCEALTCKLKPGTDCGGDAPNHTTE; translated from the exons ATGATCTTAAATGGAGAAGAAATCATTCTCTCCCTACAAAAAACCAA GCACCTCCTGGGGCCAGACTACACTGAAACATTGTACTCACCCAGAGGAGAGGAAATTACCACGAAACCTGAGAACATG GAACACTGTTACTATAAAGGAAACATCCTAAATGAAAAGAATTCTGTTGCCAGCATCAGTACTTGTGACGGGTTGAG AGGATACTTCACACATCATCACCAAAGATACCAGATAAAACCTCTGAAAAGCACAGACGAGAAAGAACATGCCGTCTTTACATCTAACCAGGAGGAACAAGACCCAGCTAACCACACATGTGGTGTGAAGAGCACTGACGGGAAACAAGGCCCAATTCGAATCTCTAGATCACTCAAAAGCCCAGAG AAAGAAGACTTTCTTCGGGCACAGAAATACATTGATCTCTATTTGGTGCTGGATAATGCCTTT TATAAGAACTATAATGAGAATCTAACTCTGATAAGAAGCTTTGTGTTTGATGTGATGAACCTACTCAATGTG ATATATAACACCATAGATGTTCAAGTGGCCTTGGTAGGTATGGAAATCTGGTCTGATGGGGATAAGATAAAGGTGGTGCCCAGCGCAAGCACCACGTTTGACAACTTCCTGAGATGGCACAGTTCTAACCTGGGGAAAAAGATCCACGACCATGCTCAGCTTCTCAG CGGGATTAGCTTCAACAATCGACGTGTGGGACTGGCAGCTTCAAATTCCTTGTGTTCCCCATCTTCGGTTGCTGTTATTGAG gctaaaaaaaagaataatgtggCTCTTGTAGGAGTGATGTCACATGAGCTGGGCCATGTCCTTGGTATGCCTGATGTTCCATTCAACACCAAGTGTCCCTCTGGCAGTTGTGTGATGAATCAGTATCTGAG TTCAAAATTCCCAAAGGATTTCAGTACATCTTGCCGTGCACATTTTGAAAGATACCTTTTATCTCAGAAACCAAAGTGCCTGCTGCAAGCACCTATTCCTACAAATATAATGACAACACCAGTGTGTGGGAACCACCTTCTAGAAGTGGGAGAAGACTGTGATTGTGGCTCTCCTAAG GAGTGTACCAATCTCTGCTGTGAAGCCCTAACGTGTAAACTGAAGCCTGGAACTGATTGCGGAGGAGATGCTCCAAACCATACCAC AGAGTGA